ACAAAATCACGCACATCACGAGCCAatgctggccaccagaatcgttgtTTAATAACAAATGATGTGCGACTCACCCCAGGATGACAGGctactttggaggaatgtccccatcAAATAACATCTGACCGAAGTTTCTCTGGCACGAATAACCGACTCGGTGGGCATCCAATCAGGGGCGTTACCCCATCTAAGGCTGCGCGAACCTTCGACTCTATCTCCCATGTGATATTAGAAATAACAATCCGCTTAGGCACTACGGGTTCGAGTGACGATGTACGCTCcgaagaatcaaaaagacgggataacgcgtcgggcTTAATGTTCTTAGATCCCGGTCTATATGAGATGGTGAAATTGAACCGTCCGAAAAATAACGCCCACTGAGCCTGCCTAGAGTTTAATCTTTTGGGGAATTTGATGTACTCAAGATTCTTAGGATCGGTCCAGACGATAAAAGGGACCCCCGACCCCTCTAACtaatgacgccactcctccaaagcaagcttgacggccaacagctctcgattaccaatgtcgtaattactTTCTGCGGCTGATTACCGATGAGAATAATACGCGCACGGGTGGATCTTGCCATCCGAGGaggagcgctgggacaggatagctcCGACCCCGACCTCTGACACGtcgacctccaccacaaactgctgGGAGGGATCAGGGGTTATCAGGATTGGAGCTGAAACAAAGCAGCCTTTCAGTTTTGAGAACGCAGCTTCGGCTGCGCTGGACCACCTGAACGGCGTTTTGGAGGAGGTCAAGGCGGTCAGaggtgcggcgagctggctgaaattgcgaataaatcGCCGGTAGAAATTGGCAAAGcccagaaacctctgcagggccttacgggaatcaggagttggccaatttaccacagccttaatcttctctggatccatgcgcaacccttcgactgacacgatatgccctagaaagggaacagactgtgcatgaaaaacgcatttctccgccttgacataaagaccattctctaacagcctctgaagcactcgcctgatgTGCtgaacatgttcctggagagaatgggaaaatatcagtatgtcatccaggtaaacataaatgaactgatctatcatatctctcaGCACGTCATTGACGAATGCTTGGAAAACAGCCGGAGCATTGGAAAGGCCGAAGGGCAGAACGCAGTACTCAAAATGCCCTCTGGGGGTGTTAAACGCTGATTTCCACTCATCCCCGggtcttatgcgaaccaaatgataagcattgcggagatctaattttgtAAAAAAGTTCGCCCCCTGCAGACGTTCAAAGGCTGAAGACATTAACGGTAAAGGGTATGTATTCTTGACCGTGATgttgttcagccctcgataatcAATGCACGGGCGAagggaaccatccttcttttttacaaaaaaaaatcccgcccccgccggtgaagaagaggggcgaatgatcttggctgctagagaatcagaaatatatttctccatggcctccctctctggagCAGAAAGCGAGTATaatttgcctttaggcggagacgtacctggcaataagtctattgcacagtcatagggacgatgaggaggcagagaagcagcccgggacttactgaacactctcttcaggccatggtactcacggggcacgtttgacagatccatctgctcctcctgaaacacagaacgaGAAACAGCAGAACAAGCAGACACTAGACAAGATTtatgacagctctcactccaaGAAAGCACAGTATTATGTCCCCAATTAATGTGAGGTTTGTGCAAAACCAACCAGGGATGTCCCAAGATCACAGGAGTGGCGAtagtctctttaaaaaaaaactcaatagttTCGGAATGGTTACCAGAAGTAATGAGTCTTATAGGAGCAGTGGAGTGTGTGATGGTGGGGAGAGAAAGACCGCTAAGAGCGTGCACTGCGTTAGCAAGAGAAAGGGGAACAACAGGGATTTTCAAACTGTACGCCAGCTTAATAAAATTCCCCTCGGCTCCGGAGTCGATGAGCGCATGACAGTGGTGCATGATAGAGTTAAAAGATAGATTGACTGGCAGCATGGTTGTGTTAGGGGACTTGTCAAGGGTGATTTCACCAGCCAGTAAACTCTTACCCGGCGACGAATTCTTATTCTTGGCTAGACACGAAGCCACAAAATGTCCAGCGACTCCACAGTACATGCACAGTCCTTCCATGCGGCGACGACGCCTCTCCTCCGTGGAAAGCCGAAATCTGCCCATCTGCATGGGTTCCGGCTCGAGATCAGATGAGGGAGGGTCAGAAGATGCAATGAAAAGAGATTGCGTGGGAAGAAGTGGAGTGTGCAGCTTCTTGTGGGAACCTCTCTGTTGTAACCGAGTGTCCACTCTGATGGCTAAATCAATAAGCCCATCCAGTGTCTTAGGCAGATCCATGACGTAGATTTCATCTTTAATATAATCTGCTAGTCCGTGCAAAAACATGTCCCACTGAGCTTCGACATTCCATTTACATTCGGCCGCCAGAGTACGAAAGTCAATGGAATATTCAGCAACACTCAACTTATTCTGTCTGAGTTCAGCGAGTTTACGAGCCGCCTCTCTGCCAGAGACCGCTCGGTCAAACACAGTTTTTAACTCCTCTGAGAAAGCTTTAAAGGAGTTACAGCAGGGGAGTTTACGCTCCCAAACAGTGGTACCCCAAAGTGCCGCTTTACCTGTCAGCAAATTGATCGTAAACGCCACCTTACTCTCTTCGTTAGGGAAAGACGAAGGCTGTAGCGTGATGTAAAGTGAACATTTTGCTATGAATGACCGGCACAATTCTGGTTCGCCGGCGTAACATGCTGGTGGTGGAAGTCGCGGTTCAGTGGATCTGGGGGTCTCTTCTAGCGCATGAGCTGCTGGTGGAATGGTGGGAGGAGCTTGCTGGACGGCTTCAGTACGAAGCTCAGAACCCAGTCTCTGAACCTGAGTCGTGAGCTCAGAAACTTGCGTGACCAGCGCCTCAATGGCCTGGCTGGTCACTGCCATTTGTTTGTCCTGATGATCCAGTCGGGCTGAAATGTGAGCGAGGAAATCCTGGATCTTAGAAACACTTGCTGGGTCCATCTCAgtggtcagttcgttctgtcacgAAATACAGGGAgacccaattgcaagtaaaagATATTTATTGACTCAGACAGAATAACAGAAGGATGAACGCAGGCAGATGATTTGTGAGTCAAGCGAGCAGCAGGAAATGTAATAATCGAACAGGGAGCACTGTAGAACAAGATCAGAGAGCCGTCAACAGATAAGGTACAAGAGTCCAAACACAGAGCTCTCCCCGCGACACACGACCAGAACTCAGCGACCGGAACCTGACAggacacagacaaacagacgtgaaGATAACGAACTGACACTGTGAGACAGAAACGCTGAACATATATAGGCGCGGTAATGCGCTGCACCTGTGGTCCGCTGATTACAGCTGAGCGGTGCTGCGCACGGCAAGGCTGGTGACAGCGTACACGTGACCACCCAGCTGATAAAGTAAACACAACTGACAGCAACGCGACTCtaacacagacacagagacacctaaacacacacacactcatacacgcatATACGCATAACGCATAACGCAccacaccgcacacacacacacacaaacacacatacacacacgcagacacatcatagaagaaCAGACAGATCCACAATCGTGACAGGTGCAGGTCGGATTCTTCCCCCCTCCAAGATACCCTGAAAGACCTATCTGAGAGGCAAGAGCTGAAACACTGGAGTGCTCTTCCTGAAATGCCTATAGTGCTGAGGGTAGCCAAGAGAGTTTGGTGGTTCACTATATCAAAAACATGTTGCAGATTCATTTGCTGACAGACCAGACTAGAGAGCAGGTAGAGGACAGAGGAGGGGGGAGAGTGTTTTGAAGAGCAGGTGAGGTTTGGAGGAGTTATGAAGGGTGTTTTAGCATTGGACAGGGACTGTAATGATCAGCAGCATTGTTATTGAGTTTCCTTCTTATATTAAATAAGGCACACATTAGGGCAGTTTAgacaccatttatttattttgtatttttgtcaaaACATTGTGTTGAACAAACTCATCAGCCAAGAGAAAACTTGTGCTCAAGAGAGTGATGTCTTAAGTAGCATTACTTTAATTTCAGTAGAGAGCGATGCCTTTCACCAACTCTCAGCTTACTCTCAACTGTATCTGCTAGGTAACTCTAGCTTATTATATACCTGTAATCATCCTCTAACTTTTTCTGTTTTAGTCCCCCTTGTTCAAACAAATAGATGGAGGAGCCTGGAATTGATGGATCAGACATGGCTGAAAAAACAAGCCCGGTAAAATAAAATACCTTTAAAAAGCTGAACACCTTTAAATTATACATCATATTTGCGATGGTAACAGAGTTATGAAACCATTTTCCGTCAGATGCTACAGATACCAGGTGTTGTTCCTCTTCTGGAGCATCAAACCTGTTCATTTTCACAAACTCCTGTAGGGCTGACAGATACGGGTCATCATACTTCAGAGAAGTGAAGGTCAAGCAGAATACTTTACCAGAACTTGAACTACTGTAGACGTTCTCTGGCTCTTCAATGTTGACCCCTTCCAGTGAGTTGACCTGAGCAGTCAGGACACTGATCTCCTGCTTTGCATCATTCAACCACAGTTTCAGCTGGTCAGATCTAAATGGAGAGTTTCTGTGGATCTTCAGGATGTCCTCCAGACTCTTCTCCTCCTTCTGTCCTCCTCGAATAGCAGGTAAAACCCGGCCGACTGCGCTCTGCAGCATTGACTTGTAAACCCTCATCGATTGGTAAAACGAGTTCAGCCGCTCTCGAATATCTCTGAATTTATTAGCCAGCCTACTTCCAGACAGTTCATTAAAAGTCCTCTCTGCTTCTGCCAAATCCTCCATTATTCCCTCAAGAGTGAAAGCCGCAACTGTACTGATTTCTCTCTCCACTCGAGCTGCTGCTGAGTTCAGGAGATGCAGCGGATACAGCCAGACCTTCACTGGGACTGCGGTCTGCTGGTTCAGCAAATTTGGCAGATCCTTATAGAGCTTTATTGCCTCCTCAAATGTGGTTGGGCTCTGCCCAGGATGGATGTCACCATGATATGTGCAGGAGATTTTCTCTGCAGATTTCTTTTCAGAATCAGTCATTTTAAAAGCCGCGTCTACGTTTACTGACGTCATCTTTTTCACCATGAGGCTCATTTCAGTCTCAATGTGTTCACTGTTCTCCTGTTCTGAAAGCATGCGATCAAACACCATGAAGACCTGAGCTCCATACAGCACCCCCGTCACCACATGAGTTGCCGTTTTCTGCTCAAACACCTGAGGGTAGGTGATGGTGCCCAGGTGACTCATCGTGAGCTGATCGAATCGTGTGGTTGCACTGTAATGCATGGTAACTCTGGACTGTCGGGTTGAGGATTTGGTGTCACGCAGATATCTGGCAGATCCAGCCACTTCAACAAGCCCCCCCAGAAAACTGGCCTTCAGGGAACTACTGATATCCAGAAGATTGGATTTGCTTGAGAAAGAGTCAGAGCTGCTGAACTTCAGGTCTGTTCTGGTCTGAGGATGGCTGTTTAGATCTTCAGTCAGTAATTTATTATCCCAGAGCGTTACTCCTGAAATGAGAAGGGTTTTAATTCACTGAGGTATTTAATACTGCTGCACCTCTAAATCAGACAGTCTGACATGTGCAATGAAGGAAACGCTGGTTTGGGCTGGTTCCTCACCTGGAATGAAGGAATCACTGCGGGCGTCATAAAGCATACCAGGATACAGAGGTCTTCCTAGAGCTGCCACTTGCAGTATCTCTGATGCCAtggttgtttatatatataaaaaagaaaaaagaaaatattgaataaataacGATGAAGGATGATGAAAGATGAAGGTCGAGCTAAATCAAGACAAGATCATTTGAATTTACAAGACAACCTTGAGTATTTATATTTAGCCAAGCGTTCAGTGTGTTCACGACATTATTATTTCAACAGAaagttttttcagttttattcaaGTGTGGTCTCACTTCTCTCTCAAGTGGTGTCAGGTTTTCTctaagtgtaacggaggccagctagtgggTGGTGTTCAGGTAAACCTcagtcctctgacctctaaaggtgctctagcaacagacgctagaggccatggtctttagcctccttggtagagcaaccgactcccatgcagaaggtcaccggttcgataccagctcggaatGGGtcgggtggtgtaggaccggcggggttacataagCTGTGTCCAATGGGCTGTAAATGCTCAGCAGTCTCAGCCCACAAACACTGGGATCAGTAAGTTCATCAAAACACCAGCTAGCACTTGAAACTGGGTAACCATGCTCGCTTCTGCTGTGGGGCAGTTCTGTCAGTCTAGATCAGGGATCACTAAACTTGCTGGAagcccggtgtcctgcagattttagctccaaccctaatcaagcacacctgaacaagcaaatcaaggtcttactaggtatactgaaacacccaggcaggtgtgttgaggcaagttggagctaaaccctgcagggcaccggacttccaggaatgagattggtgacccccgGTCTAGATCAACCCTGCAAAGTTCAGACTGACGTCACCATATTCCAGAGGTTCTGTGTTCTTACCACCTGTTCTGAAGAGATCATGTGGGCCAGTTCCCCTATGTGTGCTCAGCACACTGTAAAGAATTCattctgcatttagtttttttcaacatGATTTTGTAAGTTGAAACAACAAACTTGGTATTTCAACATAAGCTGGTAAGTTTTCGCTGTTCAACTAGTATGTAATAGATTAGTTGATGACTCGACATATGCTGAATCAGCGTCCCTTAAGTTGCAGCTCATACTTCCAGTCCAGCAGGTGGTGGATTATGCACTATTAAACACCAGAATACGTCAGacacatgggctgtttctcaatagaATCTATGCATGAACTCTGCTGATGTGTTTCCGGTAGACTCTCAGTCAGGCTCTCTACTTCCGCATAGCACTTTCTACAGTGAAATCTAATAGCGGTGAAAGCTAAACACATCAGAGCATGGCAAAGAAGGGAGATTTACACTTAAATTGATGAGGATCCTGTGACAGTGGATGCTCAGCATCTGGAACATCATTATTGTTCAGTTCCACAACCCACAAGAGGAgttctggatgcagacctggtgcagtgcatcaactaatcccacccctaaccccacccaTCCCAATGACATCACTCActctattgagtgcattgtgtctgacattgcatggctgagggatgcaatctcagcttgcattataaaggctgcatccagatactgttgcAACCCACGGCAGATGATTAATACACCAGATCAGGCTGACAGTCTCCGTGAAGAGGTGGAGTGACTGAAAGGACACTGCTTCAATGCTGCTTTTGGTGTTATATGGCTCTAAAGGTACGATCAAACAATGATGTGCTAGAAGTTAACGCAGATGAAAGAAGTAAcaggtggcgcagtagatagtgctgtcgcctcacagcaagaaagtcgctagttcgagcctaggctg
This portion of the Danio rerio strain Tuebingen ecotype United States chromosome 3, GRCz12tu, whole genome shotgun sequence genome encodes:
- the si:ch1073-464p5.2 gene encoding uncharacterized protein isoform X2 yields the protein MAGGARCSKHREILQVAALGRPLYPGMLYDARSDSFIPGVTLWDNKLLTEDLNSHPQTRTDLKFSSSDSFSSKSNLLDISSSLKASFLGGLVEVAGSARYLRDTKSSTRQSRVTMHYSATTRFDQLTMSHLGTITYPQVFEQKTATHVVTGVLYGAQVFMVFDRMLSEQENSEHIETEMSLMVKKMTSVNVDAAFKMTDSEKKSAEKISCTYHGDIHPGQSPTTFEEAIKLYKDLPNLLNQQTAVPVKVWLYPLHLLNSAAARVEREISTVAAFTLEGIMEDLAEAERTFNELSGSRLANKFRDIRERLNSFYQSMRVYKSMLQSAVGRVLPAIRGGQKEEKSLEDILKIHRNSPFRSDQLKLWLNDAKQEISVLTAQVNSLEGVNIEEPENVYSSSSSGKVFCLTFTSLKYDDPYLSALQEFVKMNRFDAPEEEQHLVSVASDGKWFHNSVTIANMMYNLKVFSFLKVFYFTGLVFSAMSDPSIPGSSIYLFEQGGLKQKKLEDDYRYIIS
- the si:ch1073-464p5.2 gene encoding uncharacterized protein isoform X1; amino-acid sequence: MASLLMSLKQPICISMCVYLWLAVLAVVNTEEISKARDETDSANEETSGLHILTSRRVKKSPEILQVAALGRPLYPGMLYDARSDSFIPGVTLWDNKLLTEDLNSHPQTRTDLKFSSSDSFSSKSNLLDISSSLKASFLGGLVEVAGSARYLRDTKSSTRQSRVTMHYSATTRFDQLTMSHLGTITYPQVFEQKTATHVVTGVLYGAQVFMVFDRMLSEQENSEHIETEMSLMVKKMTSVNVDAAFKMTDSEKKSAEKISCTYHGDIHPGQSPTTFEEAIKLYKDLPNLLNQQTAVPVKVWLYPLHLLNSAAARVEREISTVAAFTLEGIMEDLAEAERTFNELSGSRLANKFRDIRERLNSFYQSMRVYKSMLQSAVGRVLPAIRGGQKEEKSLEDILKIHRNSPFRSDQLKLWLNDAKQEISVLTAQVNSLEGVNIEEPENVYSSSSSGKVFCLTFTSLKYDDPYLSALQEFVKMNRFDAPEEEQHLVSVASDGKWFHNSVTIANMMYNLKVFSFLKVFYFTGLVFSAMSDPSIPGSSIYLFEQGGLKQKKLEDDYRYIIS